The following are from one region of the Gryllotalpicola protaetiae genome:
- a CDS encoding MerR family transcriptional regulator, translating into MRDERAREWPITEVVALTGTTSRTLRHYGDLGLLPPSRVGENGYRYYDQHALVRLQRILLLRRLGLGLPEIGRVIDEQLDVAEALDRHVRALLAEQEQLGRRLASVRRTLAAIKDGKDLEMTEMFDGFDHTRYRDEVEQRWGKDAYASGASWWEAKSPDEKTRLQAEQKARSRAWTELSETDASPDSPAAQRLAAEHVDWLRGVPGTPAASGDPTALRGYVLGLAELYVADERFAANYGGAEGAAFVKAALEHYVATVL; encoded by the coding sequence ATGCGAGACGAGCGGGCGCGGGAATGGCCGATCACCGAGGTGGTCGCGCTGACCGGGACAACGAGCAGGACGCTGCGCCACTACGGCGACCTCGGCCTGCTTCCGCCGTCGCGCGTCGGTGAGAACGGTTACCGCTACTACGACCAGCACGCGCTCGTGCGGCTGCAGCGCATCCTGCTGCTGCGCCGGCTGGGGCTCGGGCTGCCCGAAATCGGGCGCGTGATCGACGAGCAGCTCGACGTCGCCGAGGCGCTCGATCGGCATGTGCGGGCGTTGCTCGCCGAGCAGGAGCAGCTCGGGCGGCGGCTCGCGTCGGTGCGCCGCACCCTCGCCGCGATCAAAGACGGAAAGGACCTGGAGATGACCGAGATGTTCGACGGCTTCGACCACACGCGCTACCGCGACGAGGTCGAGCAGCGCTGGGGGAAGGACGCGTACGCCAGCGGTGCGAGCTGGTGGGAGGCGAAGAGCCCCGACGAGAAGACACGGCTGCAGGCCGAGCAGAAGGCCCGGTCACGCGCCTGGACGGAGCTGAGCGAGACGGATGCCTCGCCCGACTCCCCTGCGGCGCAGCGGCTCGCCGCCGAGCACGTCGACTGGCTGCGCGGCGTGCCGGGCACCCCGGCAGCCTCCGGCGACCCGACGGCGCTGCGCGGCTACGTGCTCGGGCTCGCCGAGCTGTACGTCGCCGACGAGCGCTTCGCCGCGAACTACGGGGGCGCCGAAGGGGCGGCCTTCGTGAAGGCCGCCCTCGAGCACTACGTCGCGACTGTGCTGTAG
- a CDS encoding aminoglycoside phosphotransferase family protein, which produces MDIPHADLTVDEDLAARLVRAQFPALAGPVTPVAQGWDNALFRLGDELAIRMPRREVAAHLIEHEQRWLPELQRLVALPLPVPIAEGRPTAGYPFAWSVIPWVDGIGGAHVSPHARDAYARQLAGFLAALHVPASADAPHNPVRGVPLVTRAAAIHARLDGLAGRLAADELAGLRAAWDAGAATAPHKGPALWLHGDPHPGNVVVAPSGRLATVVDFGDVTAGDPATDLAAAWLHFTPAGRAAFIERYSELRATDAALWVRARAWAVSIGTSAFAASDGSGPMARMGREAIEQLLRQD; this is translated from the coding sequence GTGGACATCCCGCACGCCGACCTGACCGTCGACGAGGACCTCGCCGCTCGGCTCGTGCGCGCCCAGTTCCCGGCGCTCGCCGGGCCGGTCACACCGGTGGCGCAGGGCTGGGACAACGCGCTCTTCCGGTTGGGCGACGAGCTGGCGATACGGATGCCTCGACGCGAGGTCGCCGCCCACCTGATCGAGCACGAGCAGCGCTGGCTGCCCGAGCTGCAGCGGCTGGTCGCGCTGCCTCTGCCGGTGCCGATCGCCGAGGGGCGGCCGACGGCCGGCTACCCCTTCGCCTGGAGTGTCATCCCCTGGGTCGACGGCATCGGCGGCGCGCACGTCAGCCCCCACGCCCGGGACGCGTACGCGCGGCAGCTCGCCGGGTTCCTCGCGGCGCTGCATGTGCCCGCGTCGGCTGATGCCCCGCACAACCCCGTGCGCGGCGTGCCGCTCGTCACGCGCGCCGCGGCGATCCACGCGCGGCTCGACGGGCTGGCCGGGCGGCTTGCGGCCGACGAGCTCGCAGGGCTGCGGGCGGCGTGGGATGCCGGGGCCGCCACCGCGCCGCACAAGGGCCCCGCGCTCTGGCTGCACGGCGACCCGCACCCCGGCAACGTGGTCGTCGCGCCGTCGGGGCGGCTCGCGACCGTGGTCGACTTCGGCGATGTGACAGCCGGCGACCCCGCGACCGACCTCGCCGCGGCCTGGCTGCACTTCACGCCGGCGGGGCGGGCCGCGTTCATCGAGCGCTACTCGGAGCTTCGGGCGACGGATGCCGCACTATGGGTGCGCGCGCGAGCCTGGGCCGTCTCGATCGGCACGTCGGCGTTCGCCGCCTCCGACGGCTCCGGCCCGATGGCACGGATGGGCCGCGAAGCGATCGAGCAGCTACTTCGCCAGGACTGA
- a CDS encoding S1C family serine protease, whose amino-acid sequence MSEINGSGDASNPTQEQGMPASQSTPTGERAPQREYFTKRQTLLVAASTVVAAALGVGCVFGVQSAFGARGTSSAQQQYTGQPAVGQHGGGLGGYGAGGYGYGSGGYGDGAGAGQPGSGSGAGSTGGNPFGGNAYGQTSGGTTSATAAESKGIVLIDTQLGYQSAEAAGTGLVLTSGGEILTNNHVIEGSTSIKVQVVATGKSYTATVVGDDPTDDVAVLQLQGASGLATAVTDGSHKVTEGESITGVGNAEGGGSLVAAPGEVTGLDQSITTEAEDSAASESLHGLIETNAAIEPGDSGGPLFDSSDKVVGIDTAASSGGAPDGYAIPIATALDIAKEITSGHAGGSIELGYPAFLGIELGETDASGFGGFAQQGSGAAAQGAQVAGVVSGGPAEEAGLAEGDVITAIGGTSVASADDLQAALKSYAPGDHVSISWIDGSGQSHTASVTLTQGPAA is encoded by the coding sequence ATGAGCGAGATCAACGGTAGTGGCGACGCGTCGAACCCGACGCAGGAGCAGGGGATGCCGGCGAGCCAGAGCACCCCGACGGGCGAGCGCGCCCCTCAGCGCGAGTACTTCACGAAGCGGCAGACGCTGCTCGTCGCGGCGAGCACGGTCGTGGCCGCGGCGCTCGGCGTCGGCTGCGTCTTCGGCGTGCAGAGCGCCTTCGGCGCACGCGGCACATCGAGCGCCCAGCAGCAGTACACGGGCCAGCCCGCGGTCGGGCAGCATGGCGGCGGGCTCGGCGGCTACGGAGCAGGGGGCTACGGCTATGGCTCGGGCGGGTACGGCGATGGCGCCGGCGCCGGCCAGCCGGGCAGTGGCTCGGGCGCCGGCTCGACGGGCGGCAATCCGTTCGGCGGCAACGCCTACGGCCAGACCTCGGGTGGCACGACATCGGCGACCGCTGCCGAGTCGAAGGGCATCGTCCTCATCGACACGCAGCTCGGCTATCAGAGCGCAGAGGCGGCAGGCACCGGCCTGGTGCTCACCTCGGGCGGAGAGATCCTGACCAACAACCACGTCATCGAGGGCTCCACGTCGATCAAGGTCCAGGTGGTCGCGACCGGCAAGAGCTACACGGCCACCGTCGTCGGCGACGACCCCACCGACGATGTCGCCGTGCTGCAGCTGCAGGGCGCGAGCGGCCTCGCGACGGCCGTCACCGACGGCTCGCACAAGGTCACCGAGGGCGAGTCCATCACCGGTGTCGGCAACGCCGAGGGCGGCGGCTCGCTCGTCGCGGCGCCCGGCGAGGTGACCGGCCTCGACCAGAGCATCACGACCGAAGCGGAGGACTCCGCGGCATCCGAGAGCCTGCACGGGCTCATCGAGACCAACGCGGCCATCGAGCCGGGCGACTCGGGCGGCCCGCTGTTCGACTCTTCCGACAAGGTGGTCGGCATCGACACCGCCGCGTCGAGCGGCGGCGCGCCTGACGGCTACGCGATCCCGATCGCGACCGCGCTCGACATCGCGAAGGAGATCACGTCGGGGCACGCGGGCGGCAGCATCGAGCTCGGCTACCCGGCATTCCTCGGCATCGAATTGGGCGAGACGGATGCTTCAGGCTTCGGTGGTTTCGCCCAGCAGGGCTCGGGCGCGGCAGCGCAGGGCGCTCAGGTGGCCGGCGTCGTCTCGGGCGGCCCCGCCGAAGAGGCGGGCCTTGCCGAGGGCGACGTGATCACCGCGATCGGCGGCACCTCGGTCGCCTCGGCCGATGACCTGCAGGCGGCGCTGAAGTCGTACGCCCCGGGCGACCACGTGTCGATCTCGTGGATCGACGGCTCCGGCCAGTCCCACACCGCGTCCGTCACCCTCACGCAGGGCCCCGCGGCCTGA